One window of the Tachypleus tridentatus isolate NWPU-2018 chromosome 10, ASM421037v1, whole genome shotgun sequence genome contains the following:
- the LOC143227948 gene encoding E3 ubiquitin-protein ligase CCNB1IP1-like, with protein MCILDVYLTICIVHIFCNEDGTREFEKAFVCPACDSVLQEKFDIIRVDMNPTEQYKSMVLVGQKPEVIHEICTRAISFWNYQVHLFIFEET; from the exons ATGTGCATCTTAGA TGTTTACCTTACTATTTGCATTGTACATATCTTTTGTAATGAAGATGGTACGAGGGAATTTGAAAAGGCATTTGTTTGCCCAGCTT GTGACTCTGTGTTACAAGAGAAGTTTGATATTATAAGAGTCGACATGAATCCAACAGAGCAGTACAAGTCG ATGGTGTTGGTAGGGCAGAAACCAGAAGTTATTCATGAAATTTGTACCAGGGCTATTTCTTTTTGGAATTATCaggtacatttatttatatttgaagagACGTAG